TGGGGCAAGACACCCTAACACgaagtgaataaaatttttaaatttgaattagaaaaatttaaatggactAAGCAAAAACCTTAGCAAGCCATTATTGAAGTAGTGTAGATAGTGAAGCTATATGAAAAGTtgcagtaattaaaaataatttttaatttctactatTTATTggaatttttacatttatttgattttgttcAATCTTTACAAAACTCCAGGTACGCCAATGGCACAGGAGCtaggtaaaaaattattatattgttatatgaTTGGTCAATCGGTTCTTTTCCTTTGAACTAGTGGGTACGATAcgtgtataaatttatttaattagagtaagaatcaactgaggtaggggacagcaggaaattttctgctcaatatatggagcagcccgactggggtagtacctcgaccttacagaagatcacagctaaataatactactttcaaggagtgttgtgttcctgttggtgagtaaggctcCTGGGGGTATGTGGGAtggggtcgacaacgcgcttgcaatgcttctggtgttgcagacgtccataagctacgacaatcgcttaccatcagacgagccgtacgcatgtttgccgacctagttttatataaaaaaagaataatacttGACACTAGATTATTTGAAATAGACAAAACATTATTATCATAAAGACCGATGTTTtctaattatatacttattgaGTACAGCGACAATGACGTCCGTGTTTCAACAAAtctcattgtaattttttaaacgtaATACACGTTGTTTGTATCATTATACAACTTAAAAGTGCAGTGAACGGTATATATCATACGTTTAAAAGGGTAAATTTTGGtaaaattgattttcttttttattactaaatccCAGTTGGACTGTATGTACACAAAGAATATACAAGTGTTTTCTTGTTACAAAAATCGTGATATCTACAATTGTTCTTTACATATTtgtcaattattatttcattatcaacaaaaactgttaaaacaaagttttagACAAATCAGTGACTCGAGTGCAAGATTACGTTAAGGCTGTTGTAATACTAGATAtgcataaaaatttcaaaatagctcgaaaatattattattcttttagcTTGTCGCTATAAAAGCGtagtaagtttttaaactttcaccgtcactataaaaaagtttttttttttaatctaagagctaccgcgatttttatttttttttttttttttattttccatttaaaataaaaattgcggtaAGTCCCGTAAAAGAGTAAACTTACACTCGGACCCACACAAAAACAAACCGAAACATTAGATAGCTCCGCACACATTGAAGCGTTAGGACACAAGCGTGAAGCGCCGGTTAGACGAGGGCGGTGTTACGATGTGTATTAGTAGATGTTAGTGGCGGAGCCCTGAGCTGAATCCCATGGTGCTACACGACGACACTGCAGCCCCGCGGGAAGCAGCTCGGGGCCGCCGCCGCAGGCCTAGGCCTCCGCCCGACCGCTGGCCTCTAGCCACTAGCCACTAACCACTAATCCAGTCCACGTACACACTAACTAGctcagtaaaatattttaacaatcgATTAAGGGTAACTGGACTGTTGGTTAGTAGCTAGAGCTCTCTGGACGCTGAAGGTTTCTTTGGCCGAGAAGTGTTTTCAGTTTACAGATAGTGCTTTTGAACTTAATAACATAGTAGAAAAGGAATGAGGCGTGCTAGGTGAAATTTATTCGTCTATTTACAATACAAGGTTGAAAGTGAGACTTAGATACCCAGAtgatgtattaatataatttaattattccaCAACGGTAGGCGCTTCTATATTCCAATGATTTAACATAAACATCAAGTTAGACACAAGAGCAGTGACGAAACTAACGTTCACACACAAGTTAAGCCCTAAACATGTGATTCGACGAGTTAGTAAAAGCGTAATGAGGATGAATAAGGATGAATGACGATTAGGAAAACATGCGACACAACGATGTTAGATGAAGTTCCAACATCCATGAAGTCCAAATATGAATGAAGTCCCAAGATCCATGAAGTCCCAACATCAATGAAGTCCCGACATCCATGCAGCCCGTCGATCGGCGCGCCACGCAGCTAGAACTCTGACTGTGATGTGAGCGCAACACAAGTCACAGCGGGAGTGCTAGCCACGAGACGCGCCCGCCGCACAGCGACACCCGGCGACTTCCTGACGTCGGCACATTAAGCGATGACGAACGAACGTCTCTAAAAGCAATACTAACTTATTTACTTACAATTTTAACCTTCCTATCTGTAGTTATATTACtacatgaaatttgatagaaaTCACAAAATTTATTCCCTATAAATTTAAATCTGGATTATGTTTTAGGTTGATACATTAATTAGAATAGGAGCTAAGAATGTATAAAATAGTTACCTGATACCAAACTCCAAGTCGCAAGCAAAGCTTTAAAGCGATAACTACATTATTGTTCCTAATTACAATACTTAAATTACATCCCTAATACAATGAAAATGCTTACTTTAATGTatgaaaatacattttactcatttgatgaaaaaaattgtatcaaatgGTGAAGCTTTTATATGTAATGTACAATTCAGAAAATGTGCTTTTGTAGAGCTTCCCAGTTAAAGCATTTTCCTGTGTTGTAAGTAAAAATGTTAGGTGGAATAAAAATAGTTTGAGATAATATCATAGGCACGTGCTCCTATCTTTCGTTATGGTGCTACAGCCAGCTACAGACTGCTATGCTAGATTTAAAGTACACTAGTCATGACAGTAGATCACAtgaaataatatgtatgtagatgTGGACTGAAatatcatcatcttcctgcccttatcccacttatgtagggtcggcacaacatgttttcctcttccattcctctctattattcgtcacttcagtgcttactcctttctttctcatatcctcactcacacaatccatccatcgctttttcggtctgccgatcgctcttcgtccttcgacattcatccctaacatttttttaccaacatagcgttcatccctcctcattacatgcccataccacgctaacctattgctcctcattttctctgtcacgggtgctactttcaaacttccccttatatactcatttctaatccggtctttcctcgttactccacacatccatcttagcattctcatctcggctgcgtgcactcttctttcatccgtcacttttgttgcccaacattccgatccatacattacgacaggtcttatgatcgttttatagattttccccttaagtttaaggggcattcgtggatcacaagctgttccagagacctgtcgccatttcatccatcccgcatttattctatttttcacgtcacggtctatgttgccgtcattttgtattaatgacccaaggtagcggaagtcggagcagactggtaggggTACTccatccaaggcaatatgggaaaaaccggacgaaccgctgaaatcgcagaataagtgctcggttttagacctaCTTATTCTCAgtcccgcgccctccagtctttcctgccattttcccagtctgctctgtacctcaagaacattatctccgacaagaacaacgtcgtcagcaaacagcatacaccagggtgcttcctcctgtatgtctgatgttaaAACATCCATTACTAGAAGGAATAAATACGGGCTTAGagccgacccctggtgcaaacctacagccacactgaacttgtcagttaccccggcttcggaccggacgtgggtgctagctctatcatacatcgcctgaacaagtcgtacatacttctctggcactcctttctttttcatagcccaccacagaaccttacgggggaccctatcgtatgccttttccagatctacgaacaccatatgtaggtctttttgtgcgagtcgatatttttcgcagagttgGCGGAGCGCAAATATGGCGTCCAtagttccccggcccggcataaatccaaattggttctgtgtgacctcacattcttctctcattcgtcgcgctatcactttctcccatatcttcATGCTATGTGACATGAGCTTTATTCCCCGATAGCTGCTGCAGTCTTGTATGTcacccttatttttaaaaatgggcaccagtgaactgtagcaccattcctcgggtatgacctcttcttgcagcaacttattgaaaaataaagtcagccacTTCCATCCATCCGCCTTCAAAAACTTCCATACTTccgctggtataccatctggcccaactgcttttccattcttcatactctgcactgccatcttcacttcctctatacttacctctttcaccattccttcattacttcgtacattttctaacactccgctccattcattttcttcattcatcaagttattaaagtatCTCTTCCAGCGTTCTTTTATTTCCTCATCGTCCGTCAAAATCTTCCCCGCTTcatcttttatacatttcatatggtTTACATCTCTTGCATTCATCTCTATCTCTCTTGAtattctaaaaagatttttttgacctTGTGGGCTCTCTAAAAAATGACACAACTTATGTGGACTGAAATAGACCGAAGAAAGAGAGAACATGTATGTGAATAGCGAGTACCTGACTCCTGATCCTCTGTCTGAAGCTGGAAGCGACCGCCGCCCATGATGGGAGCGAAGTCGTCACTATCAGCAATGAGAGCGTTCCGGAGCCTTCCACGAGCACTACCATCTGTGGGAAATGAGTGTATATGTATAACAATAACTGATTAATGTAATTACAAAAGAGATAACTGCTCTGGTGTGATGACCACTCTGGTGTGACGACTGCTCTAGTGTGACGACTGCTCTGGtgtgacgaccgctctggtgtaatggtgcgtgtgccgtgtcggcagcGCCTAAGCACcgatggtcgcgggttcgattcccgcttggagtggatatttgtgtttatacaagtatttatttttgatctggttgttagtccttgtgggtctctccccCGCACCTCGGTGAGCAaattaagctgttggtcccagttgttatcatgtacaccagatagcgatcattactcatagtaaggaatatatccgcctacccgcaatggagcagtgtggtggatcaAGTCctgatccatctcctacatggggaaagaggcctatgcccagcagtggaatattacagactgaagcgagcAATGTATTCAAGAAGTATGTTAAAACCGATAACAACCATCACAAGATAACAAAAGGATTTTTTGAAAAGATTCACTCGACAGATAGACTCGGCGCACATACTATTCTTATGAATCAGCTCAAAAAGGATAGCAAAATTGATCAGACTATccaatgtaaattttataaacatcagACTCTTAAACAAGAAGAGTTATGGTGCAAAATTAAAACGTGACTTTATATCTGTAACTTCTTCAACACATTTGAGCTGTAGTCTATTAGAAGAAgactaattatatttatagttttcacTTTGTTCAGTACTTTGCAGTAATAAACTCGTCTGCCAAATAGTCTCACAAGTTAAAAGATTAAGTGTTCACTTGttaaaaactgacttcaaatttttttttgaggtGGGCACTGCAGAATCCTTCTCAAACTATATACAtgcgactggggaagtaccgcaaccttacagaagagcacGGCTAAATAACACTACTCTCAAGTAGCAAGTATTGTTGTATTCCTGCAGTGAGTAAAGTTTCTGGAGCTCCAGGTGACGGTCGGGCGTAGCAGCGGAAACTCtctgtgatgcttctggtgttgcaggcggcTACGGTAACCATTTGCCATCATGTCTTACGCTagtttgctgacctagtcgtataaaaaaaactcattccactatcactcactcactcatcTAGTATGGACGGAACTATGGCTGAAGATGTACTCACTGTCGGGCGTGGCCAGCAGTGGCGAGGCGGGTGTGGAGGGCGTGGCCACTGACGGCGTGGGGGCGGGGCGCTGCGGGGGCGTGGCCGGCGGGGGCGTGGCCAGTGGCAGCGTGGGGTCCGTGACGCACGGCGACCGTACCACCAGGCTGCGCGACCAGAGCGACGACGGCGACGACGGCTCGCGTTTTATCGGCGTCCTacaatgaagtaacattaatatGATTCTAAAATTAGAAACAGTAACAGAAGTAAACAGAAGGCGAGATGACGACGACGGTTCGCGCTTCATCGGCGTCCTACAATTAGATACCATAAGTTAATTTCTATCtttcaaaaaatatagtatcAAAATAAGTTTTCACAActtcacacaaaaaaaataaatataaaaatatatcaataaaaaaaaacattacacacactaccatatatgtTAAGTCTGCAGTCAAattgaatgtttttaaaaaaaaggttattttcataatttttggttttctttaatttaaatttttaactataaattatagcaattatattaaaatacaaactcACGTAAAGGTAGCAGTGATGGAACTGGAGGGCATGGACTGTAATTGTGCTATGAGTGGAGCCAACAGAGCCTTATTGTCTTCTAGTAAGGGGTCCGATGGCAATAACCCTGAagctacaaataaaaaaaatgaagttatatcacaaaaaaaaagcaCTTTAAATAAGCTATTGAACTCACAACTCCATACTAACAGATATTTAACTTGCAAAGAAATATTCATAGTCCATTTTAACTCATAATAAGTGTAATTCTAAAAgccttaaaataaatgttcatGGTCCAAGtttcaaaaattactatttacataTGAATTTTTGTTGCATATTTTGTCATCAATTGTTTATGTTATGAATGAACTCGCAACATATCTAAGAATATTTCTTATAAGTATAGTTATAGTTATGTATGTTATGTcacatattatttacttacagGGAGGAGGTGTCGGTGGTCTTTCTTTAGGACAGAGGTAGACTTCTATTTCTCCAGACATAGATTTCAAATGTATCATGTAACCTTTCTCATCTGGATGTGGTACCTGCAAATTACAatacacaataattaataattcaaatactTTGCTGGAAcctggttgttttttttttttttgaggtagAGAACAAAACATTCGAACATCCTTCTCAACACCTAGAGCACGGgaatacagaagatcacagtaaaATTACTGCTCTAAAATGACGCTGCGTGCCTTTGGTAAGATGAATAGAACTCCTGGGTATACAGTATATTGACAACGGTAGAGTTGGTAACATACTGGTGATACTACTGGTGTCGCAGCTTCGACATGCGATGGTAACCGCTAACAATCAGGTGCACTAAAAGCTCTTTACCACCATAGAAGGTGACTATTAATCATTGACACGATTGAGGACATCTCCATAATCAAGACTATTAAAAAACCTTGGAATAAATAGAGTCTTTAAACTGGTGTGGTTATAGAGATCTAGAAACCAACATGAGGATTTATGTATTTACACCTTTGTTCTCCACCAATTCTATGCATTTATTACACCTCGCAAATGAACCTATCTGCTTGTTTTCGaccattttaaattatctacaTTACGTACTATCTAAGTAACACAACAGATATTTGAAAAATTCcaaggaaaaaatatatttaataattattcaaagttGTGAGGTTGTAACAGATAACATAAATAacgtaaataatgtttttacatATCCCATCAGATCTAAATTAATTCCTAAACAATCATGTTTCCGCAAAACCTCAATCCTTTATCAACCATAATTTGTTATCCTTGTAAAATatgtgttattaataataaattattaacaatataaaataataagattgcCTATCTCAAAACAAGAAAACTTTAAATGGGGTAAAGTTGTAAATTTTAGGGACGAATGTTTTGTAACCTACTTATttccttgaaaaaaaaaatcttatttttaaactatttcaaTGGACCTCTGCACACgtgatacaaatatacaaactaaTAGAAATACTGAAATGTTAGCTGCCTTTTTACTAAGTCTTATATTTTCTTACAAATAAGTGCTTTAGtagtctatttgaataaagtggtttttgatttttataatttttcttttttaattaatttgtcaatATGATTTATACAAAACATACTATTCTAATTACTAACTGACAAATAATGACAACAACAACACAATTAGTCCGTGTGAACAGTTTTTACATATGATTATTTCTAAAGTTTGAATTTCTACGTCGTGGCGATGCTGTACGTTTATGAAAGCATTACGCAAATCGAGCAAAAAGTCCACAATCCATATCGTCCAGTCGGCGATATAGATCTCATATAGCACTCCGAGCAGTACCGAGTATAGAggtcctcgaccttacagaaaaccaCAGCAAAATAGTGCTGTTTTCAAGtaatattgtgtttctgttggtgaggaAGTTGACCAGAGCcaggcaacgcgcttacgatgcttctggtgttgcagacgtctataagcaacggtaatcgcttaccatcaggtgagccatatgtttgtttgctgacctagttatataaaagagTCTTCGATTCGAGGTGTAACTCACACTGAGCCTCGTGTCGGGCGGCGCCTTGATCGGTATGACGGTCTGGTTGCGGAAGTCTCGGATGGAGCGCAGGTCGGCGTACGTGATGTAGGCGCGCGCGCCGTGCTCGGCGGACAGGCGCTGCAGCGCCAGCTCGGCGGCGCCCACCGCGCGCGACACCCGCGCCTCGCGCCCGCCCAGCGCGCGCACCTCGCGCCGcagccgccgcgcgcgcgcctccGACCCCGCGCCGCCGGCCCCCGCCACACCTGCGCCGCGCACCACACGTCACTACCGCTCTGACGTACTTCTCTGACGTTCTTTCTCCGTGCAGGAGAAGAATTgaagcttagtccaccacgctacgccactgcgggtatgttccctactatgagtgacggtcgctattaggtatttatgatagcaaccgagaccgacggcttaacgtgctctccgaggcacagtggggagacccacgaggacagacatccaaaccggaaaggaatatttgcacaaatacaaatatccttcccgagcgggaatcgaacccgcaaaccgcggGTGTTTCAGGCGACTACTCgaaccactacaccaaagcggttataataatataatagtcaCATTATGTGATATTAAATCGGATCCTCCTTTGGAATTTTTAACTAAAGGGGCATGTACGTGCAAAACCTTTAAGATAAATTTACGATtagttaagtttttaaatgtctagtttatctttctttaatattaatgtaattttatccatacaaataaatattttggagattctgtttgtaatattaaaataaccgcttttaactaaattcatatggatatacacggtacaccaaaataacattttttataattttgtctgtctgtttgttccggctatctctgaaacggctaaaccaattttgacgggactttcactggcagataactgatgtaataaggagtattttaggctatttttattttagatttttttctatagctgcaaacttaacaataattattttgttaaattccacgcggacgaagtcgcaggcacagctagtaataaaaaaaaataagctttcCGAGTCAAATCTATTTTTAggtgacttcaaaaaaaaaatgagaaggtTCACAATTAgactattttttactttttttcgtattaaaaccatataactttttactgggtggaccgatttgggattattcttttttagtcgaaagctgatgcttgtcatgtggtcccgtttaaatttgatcgagacctgacgactattttttgaaaaatcacaaataaataataatgcgtACTTTATGAACTTTTTTATTGACTACTTACGCCGAATTTACATATCGATGtaatttttggtattttttcgttttattattagaataaatataacgtgtacaaaattacaattataatactACGATTTGTACAACTTGAGATACCTAGTAGCTAGAGAGGCAGGTTCTACCGAaaacacaaaaaacaaaatttaattattcacgTAAATACTAATATTCTGGCGCAGACTTGGAaagacctatgtccagctagctgcagtgaactgcgatagtctgaactgactgactgatactAATATTACGACTTgaagtagtaataataattagtgaggaatatacatagaaataaaatttgtctgtctgtgatttaaATAACTGTGAATTTACAAGTACATATACTTATTTACACGTTACTAAAAcacaaacgattttaattatCGCGGCGGTCTGtctctgtctttctgtttgatCGAGCTA
This is a stretch of genomic DNA from Melitaea cinxia chromosome 2, ilMelCinx1.1, whole genome shotgun sequence. It encodes these proteins:
- the LOC123663313 gene encoding transcription factor E2F2 yields the protein MPRGVKRGPVEGEAEVVVRVGASPSQTTLLDDSPSQPISYHLLDHGYGATPQHQIRREAPTAPPKTSEAVKRRLNLSESSSGSQGHVVPMKGDFKTPKQKRVKVLTPYSRPSSSMKKYTERSRFDTSLGLLTKKFVALLKSSPNGVLDLNIAAEHLSVQKRRIYDITNVLEGIGILEKRSKNNIQWKCGVAGAGGAGSEARARRLRREVRALGGREARVSRAVGAAELALQRLSAEHGARAYITYADLRSIRDFRNQTVIPIKAPPDTRLSVPHPDEKGYMIHLKSMSGEIEVYLCPKERPPTPPPWLLPSDPLLEDNKALLAPLIAQLQSMPSSSITATFTTPIKREPSSPSSLWSRSLVVRSPCVTDPTLPLATPPPATPPQRPAPTPSVATPSTPASPLLATPDNGSARGRLRNALIADSDDFAPIMGGGRFQLQTEDQESESLELEPFLALEPPMSANDYGFCLDHDEGLSELFDFEF